The proteins below are encoded in one region of Pleuronectes platessa chromosome 12, fPlePla1.1, whole genome shotgun sequence:
- the bag2 gene encoding BAG family molecular chaperone regulator 2 — protein sequence MAQAKIHAKMNEPPCNKFSRTLSMADRSGRLLESLDQLEMRVESLREAAAAMEQERECILEMLQSIQGSQEMHNICAGEKEELNLTANRLLGRTLSVEISIGTIRNSQQEDALHKATTIIDEIVKKLLDNMEDSRQQLLALHAACVTEAPPVPIDQKFQAIVISCSLEDQKKIKRRLETLLRNVANTERNIKIMDHRKLEDSQANGVQ from the exons ATGGCTCAGGCGAAGATTCACGCGAAGATGAACGAGCCTCCGTGCAACAAGTTCAGCAGGACGCTGTCCATGGCGGATCGCTCCGGGAGACTGCTGGAAAGTTTGGATCAGCTGGAAATGAG ggtggAGTCTTtacgtgaagcagcagcagccatggaGCAGGAAAGGGAGTGCATCCTGGAAATGCTCCAGTCCATACAGGGCAGTCAAGAAATGCACAACATCTGCGCCG GGGAGAAAGAAGAATTAAACTTAACCGCGAACCGTCTACTTGGCCGGACGCTGTCTGTGGAAATCTCCATTGGCACAATCAGAAACTCCCAGCAGGAGGACGCACTGCACAAGGCCACGACTATAATCGACGAAATAGTGAAAAAGCTGCTGGACAACATGGAGGACAGCCGCCAGCAGCTCCTGGCCCTGCATGCGGCCTGCGTGACCGAGGCGCCGCCCGTCCCCATTGACCAGAAGTTCCAGGCCATTGTGATCAGCTGTTCTCTGGAGGACCAGAAGAAGATCAAGCGGAGGCTGGAGACCCTGCTGAGGAACGTTGCCAATACTGAAAGGAACATCAAGATCATGGATCACCGAAAACTGGAGGACTCACAAGCCAATGGCGTTCAATAA
- the rab23 gene encoding ras-related protein Rab-23: protein MLEEDMEVAIKVVVVGNGAVGKSSMIQRYCKGIFTKDYKKTIGVDFLERQIDVNDEEVRLMLWDTAGQEEFDAITKAYYRGAQACVLVFSTTDRESFQAIDSWREKVEAEVGDIPTVLVQNKIDLLEETFINSEEAEGLAKRLKLRFYRASVKEDLNVNEVFKYLAEKYLQRLKQQTAEETDVVHSTSNKIGVFNTTSSNVSNQNSSNGREVITLRPNKQRTKKSKNPFGSCSLL, encoded by the exons ATGTTGGAGGAGGACATGGAAGTGGCCATCAAAGTGGTCGTGGTTGGCAACGGAGCCGTTGGCAAATCCAGTATGATCCAACGTTACTGCAAAGGCATCTTCACCAAGGACTACAAGAAGACAATCGGAGTGGACTTTCTGGAAAGACAGATCGA TGTCAATGATGAAGAAGTCCGCCTAATGCTTTGGGACACTGCTGGGCAGGAGGAGTTTGATGCCATCACCAAGGCCTATTATCGTG GTGCACAAGCATGTGTGCTGGTTTTCTCTACCACCGACAGGGAGTCTTTTCAGGCTATCGACAGCTGGAGGGAGAAAGTGGAAGCAGAGGTTGGAGACATTCCCACAGTTCTAGTGCAGAACAAAATCGACCTCCTAGAAGAGACTTTTATAAATAG TGAGGAGGCAGAAGGTTTGGCAAAAAGACTCAAACTGAGATTTTATCGAGCTTCAGTAAAAGAGGACCTTAACGTTAACGAGG tttttaaatactTAGCTGAAAAGTATCTCCAAAGACTCAAGCAGCagacagcagaggagacagatgtggTCCATTCAACAAGCAATAAAATAG GTGTTTTTAATACCACAAGTAGTAATGTCAGCAACCAGAACTCCAGCAACGGTAGAGAAGTCATCACTTTGCGACCTAACAAACAACGGACCAAGAAGAGTAAAAATCCTTTTGGAAGCTGCAGCCTACTCTAG